The following proteins are encoded in a genomic region of Ptychodera flava strain L36383 chromosome 23 unlocalized genomic scaffold, AS_Pfla_20210202 Scaffold_24__1_contigs__length_23054250_pilon, whole genome shotgun sequence:
- the LOC139124595 gene encoding uncharacterized protein, whose protein sequence is MAGSEYISFALRRQIRLVFAGDVRKSQQNKPGAHSGIPGSFESETNLTTKDCQYIWEEVQYADKIQKLGQCFEESSKMLLQHLQDDQLTQKDKRTLLNFLCQYGAVNVTMESSRPMDVPQLSSPSNHIQPVATKLQPSRSLNIPTQMENNLSNNLPSHDNPKQSTTSTNRDVYSYEPVKRSSPEVGDSCTPAQTEDSQHWGRFQLPKKPISSMWKTASRRFKMGKPKRFGVRKASYADSELIEGAASYENRINRKNKNDRHELVRGSDPVTVCRDDRSLGDCVTKQALTPPCDQYGRQSQLAQQEGITEHCVHDSDSLESSEISKTLSCGIPMSASNSVSTHTATTHSEHRISELNDTSYLRTKMHERSSPLHLERSETCSEDAGSNHALRIKSEVRQDCEEGNTSVKDTTCAVEVPGRNNNVEIDSISNADNSGTKSQDEIRFIESVSLLGRSFDFVRSKSKGESALQNIKIEIDQGHASSSQTEFQNVSPNLQYDSALYHVQNSNHEGIVQNHEGAVQGHPAGHVELGVSEYPQEDTSGATLDPTNTPQYTETWEAGVRCFHCLECGKKFMHRRSMKFHMRMHDEGKVYTCKICGVKTLWKSSFRRHLKLHTGEQLVYCQLCGKRFQSNSILVCHMRSHTGERPFKCDVCHKSFSQKNVLKTHMRRHTGEKPHECPYCKKQYSTKEGFNRHIKFHTEKKKFQCDQCDAAFNSRRVLSSHKWIHTVEATYLVDNNGQ, encoded by the exons ATGGCCGGATCAGaatatatttcttttgctctaaGGAGACAGATACGTCTAGTTTTTGCCGGGGATGTGAGAAAATCACAACAGAATAAACCAGGAGCACATTCCGGTATCCCGGGGTCTTTTGAATCCGAAACAAACCTCACCACCAAAG aCTGTCAGTACATCTGGGAAGAAGTTCAATATGCGGATAAAATCCAAAAGCTTGGTCAGTGTTTTGAAGAATCCAGTAAAATGTTACTTCAACATCTGCAGGATGATCAACTCACACAGAAag ACAAAAGAACCCTATTGAACTTTCTCTGTCAGTATGGAGCTGTTAATGTGACTATGGAGTCATCAAGACCGATGGATGTTCCACAATTATCCTCACCAAGTAACCACATACAACCAGTGGCGACCAAACTGCAGCCTTCCAGATCCCTGAATATCCCCACACAAATGGAAAACAACTTATCAAATAATTTGCCGTCACATGACAACCCAAAGCAAAGTACTACAAGCACCAATAGAGATGTTTACTCATATGAACCTGTTAAGAGATCAAGCCCAGAGGTGGGAGATAGTTGCACACCAGCCCAAACGGAAGACAGCCAACACTGGGGGCGCTTTCAACTACCCAAGAAACCAATTTCCAGCATGTGGAAAACAGCATCCAGgagattcaaaatgggaaaACCAAAGAGATTTGGAGTCCGAAAGGCGTCGTATGCTGACTCTGAGCTCATAGAGGGCGCTGCTTCCTACGAAAACAGGATCAATCGGAAGAACAAGAATGACCGTCATGAGTTGGTTCGTGGTTCAGATCCAGTAACTGTTTGTCGTGATGATAGATCATTGGGTGATTGTGTAACAAAGCAGGCACTGACTCCTCCATGTGACCAATATGGCCGACAATCTCAGCTTGCTCAACAGGAAGGCATTACCGAACACTGTGTACACGACAGCGATAGCTTAGAGTCCTCTGAAATATCAAAAACTCTTTCTTGTGGCATTCCGATGTCAGCGTCCAATTCTGTGTCAACCCACACAGCAACGACTCATTCTGAACATCGCATTTCTGAGCTCAATGACACATCATACCTCCGTACCAAAATGCATGAAAGGAGTTCCCCGTTACATCTTGAGCGTTCCGAAACGTGCTCAGAAGATGCTGGTAGCAATCACGCTTTACGAATTAAATCTGAAGTAAGACAGGATTGTGAAGAAGGTAATAcatctgtaaaagatacaacTTGCGCTGTTGAAGTACCTGGCAGAAACAATAATGTAGAAATTGACTCAATTTCAAATGCAGATAATTCAGGGACAAAGTCACAAGATGAAATTCGATTCATTGAAAGTGTATCCCTTCTGGGCAGGTCCTTTGATTTTGTGAGGTCAAAGAGCAAAGGGGAAAGTGCACTGCAAAACATAAAGATTGAAATTGACCAGGGCCATGCATCTAGCAGCCAGACAGAGTTTCAGAATGTTTCTCCAAATCTACAGTATGATTCAGCTCTTTATCACGTCCAGAATTCCAACCATGAGGGCATTGTACAGAACCATGAGGGCGCTGTACAGGGACACCCAGCAGGACATGTCGAACTTGGCGTCAGTGAGTACCCGCAGGAGGACACAAGCGGTGCTACACTTGACCCCACCAACACACCACAGTATACCGAAACGTGGGAAGCAGGTGTAAGATGTTTCCACTGCCTTGAATGCGGGAAGAAATTTATGCACAGACGCAGTATGAAATTCCATATGCGCATGCATGATGAGGGGAAAGTGTACACGTGTAAAATATGCGGGGTAAAGACTCTGTGGAAAAGCAGCTTCCGTCGCCATTTGAAGCTACACACTGGGGAACAACTCGTCTACTGCCAGCTGTGTGGGAAGAGATTCCAGTCCAATAGTATCCTTGTTTGCCACATGCGAAGTCATACGGGAGAAAGACCGTTCAAATGCGATGTATGCCACAAGTCGTTCAGCCAGAAGAACGTTCTGAAGACTCATATGAGAAGACACACGGGGGAGAAACCGCACGAATGTCCGTACTGCAAGAAGCAATACAGCACAAAGGAGGGCTTCAATCGACATATCAAGTTTCATACGGAGAAAAAGAAGTTCCAGTGCGACCAGTGCGACGCTGCATTCAACAGCCGGCGCGTGCTATCATCACACAAGTGGATACACACAGTTGAGGCAACATACCTCGTGGACAATAATGGACAGTAA
- the LOC139124877 gene encoding uncharacterized protein yields MSPREQPSQDGGQEVTNVDIVGTFSPENQEVQIKQEKPDLCNSKNDSTIISEHYTAVPISLRERPGQDGRPEQTKEEIARIFSFESPECNIKQEVHPTSIIKREAYTIPFPDSAERPSGKHTADKHTPTREDATSKQTSSEKHKHKTHGKSGKSNSGSRKRKPMVYTVRGNQLICESDRKANKYDEWWYAHKDAEMPDSTDDEILDQGSSAPEETESSEMSTSGYKLRRRPPQHSDETHPSRQSNSAPTAWKDPHLNYLSQQTSRLTSETDQGVSQLYPYDAMSTEQSPPSHQLPLPRNASIPLHPSDLVHLQLTQLDGTNQPLPSASAMHEAFQGNLPLADHSLPHPMVLPTPQQNGELPFGYRCITCGAAYRKRDMFITHLKFHSDEMKSALRTEQQRNANSELERLVRSNYQMRFSPYMVEGSQKAMVSNQIDTGGMCINNAARMVGQMVQGVPHEDNCAQKLPCGCEQCKAQKEQEIARQPIARSDTFHRPWLSMPQRQDCSDRTGSSYQNCTSVNDSQARTFMNFADPMGMFSSLLGVNRPAQYISPTNQFCPEDYLSLYKQTSALDRNANSIGSTKQRRTEGKTIPRFLPSNPLQSIPDSYMGDVFPLVPMVCPVVDVMNQDAEYVKITKHRRRTKNSSKKQPGITDKRKKRLPRNTANADKDDDYPIEELSLSNLQSITNTGGISGQEYLDKLRAKQE; encoded by the coding sequence ATGTCTCCCCGGGAACAGCCAAGTCAAGATGGTGGACAGGAAGTGACCAATGTAGACATTGTTGGGACGTTTTCGCCTGAAAACCAGGAAGTTCAGATCAAACAGGAGAAGCCTGATCTGTGTAATAGCAAAAATGATTCTACAATTATTTCTGAACATTACACAGCTGTTCCTATATCTCTCCGTGAAcgaccaggtcaagatggtagACCAGAACAAACCAAAGAGGAAATTGCCcgcatattttcatttgaaagccCGGAATGCAACATCAAACAGGAAGTACATCCCACCTCTATTATCAAACGTGAAGCTTACACTATTCCATTTCCTGACAGTGCAGAACGACCAAGTGGAAAGCATACCGCAGATAAACACACACCTACTAGGGAAGATGCAACAAGTAAACAGACGTCAAGTGAAAAACATAAACACAAAACGCACGGAAAATCAGGGAAGAGCAATTCAGGTTCCAGAAAGAGAAAACCGATGGTGTACACAGTGCGCGGAAATCAGCTGATATGTGAAAGTGACAGAAAAGCAAACAAATACGACGAATGGTGGTATGCACATAAAGACGCAGAAATGCCCGATAGTACTGATGATGAAATTCTGGACCAAGGTTCCTCAGCTCCCGAAGAAACAGAGTCTTCAGAGATGTCCACCTCTGGTTACAAACTCCGTAGAAGGCCCCCTCAGCATAGTGATGAAACTCATCCAAGCCGTCAATCTAACTCAGCACCAACTGCTTGGAAAGATCCTCATCTTAACTACCTGTCCCAACAAACAAGTCGTCTCACCTCGGAAACTGATCAGGGGGTCAGTCAACTTTACCCATACGATGCCATGTCAACGGAGCAGTCTCCTCCTAGCCATCAACTACCACTGCCACGTAATGCTAGCATTCCGTTGCACCCTAGTGATTTGGTCCATCTGCAGCTCACTCAGCTTGACGGGACTAACCAGCCACTGCCATCTGCAAGTGCAATGCATGAAGCGTTTCAGGGTAACCTGCCTTTGGCTGACCACAGCCTACCTCATCCCATGGTACTCCCAACTCCTCAGCAAAACGGGGAACTTCCGTTTGGCTATAGATGTATTACCTGTGGTGCCGCTTACAGGAAAAGAGACATGTTCATCACCCATCTCAAATTTCACAGTGATGAaatgaagagcgccctcaggACAGAGCAGCAGAGAAACGCAAACAGTGAGCTTGAACGCTTGGTCAGGTCAAACTATCAGATGAGATTTTCACCATATATGGTGGAAGGGTCACAGAAGGCCATGGTGAGTAACCAAATTGACACTGGTGGTATGTGCATCAATAATGCAGCTCGGATGGTCGGACAGATGGTGCAAGGAGTCCCACATGAAGATAATTGTGCCCAGAAATTGCCCTGCGGATGTGAGCAGTGCAAAGCTCAAAAAGAGCAAGAAATAGCTCGTCAGCCAATAGCCAGATCCGATACATTTCACAGACCATGGCTTTCAATGCCACAAAGACAGGATTGCTCTGATAGGACAGGCAGTTCATACCAAAACTGTACATCTGTGAACGATAGTCAAGCAAGGACGTTCATGAACTTTGCGGATCCTATGGGGATGTTTTCATCACTTTTGGGCGTCAACAGGCCTGCACAGTACATCTCACCAACAAATCAGTTTTGCCCGGAAGACTACTTGAGCCTTTACAAACAAACTTCTGCATTGGATCGAAATGCAAATAGTATTGGATCGACCAAGCAACGCAGAACGGAAGGGAAAACGATTCCAAGGTTTCTGCCATCCAACCCACTTCAAAGCATACCGGATAGTTATATGGGTGATGTTTTCCCATTGGTTCCAATGGTGTGTCCGGTGGTAGACGTGATGAATCAAGATGCGGAATATGTCAAAATTACCAAACATAGAAGACGCACCAAGAATAGTAGCAAAAAGCAACCTGGCATCAccgacaaaagaaaaaaaagattgcCTCGTAACACTGCTAATGCGGATAAGGATGATGATTATCCGATAGAGGAACTTTCCCTGTCCAATCTCCAGAGCATTACGAATACTGGTGGAATCAGTGGGCAGGAATATTTGGACAAGCTACGGGCAAAGCAAGAGTGA